The Legionella cincinnatiensis genome includes a region encoding these proteins:
- a CDS encoding IS110 family transposase, with translation MSSFNKKSGMPIIHANAAGIDIGSKFHVVAVGNNLSKEPVRTFQSFTTELHEMAKWLQECKITSIAMESTGIYWIPAFEILESYGFEVFLVNAREAKNVPGRKTDVNDAQWIQRLHQYGLLRASFRPGKDIAVLRAYIRQRERLLEFKASHIQHMQKALMQMNLQLHHVVSDVTGVTGMKIIRAIIAGEYNPRKLASYRDTRCKESVEAIESALMGNYQEEHLFTLKQAVEFFDYYSDKVSECDK, from the coding sequence ATGAGCTCATTTAATAAAAAGTCTGGCATGCCTATTATCCATGCTAATGCTGCAGGGATTGATATTGGATCCAAATTTCATGTTGTAGCAGTAGGCAACAATTTATCAAAAGAACCAGTCCGCACATTTCAAAGTTTTACAACTGAACTTCATGAAATGGCAAAATGGCTTCAAGAGTGCAAGATAACGAGCATTGCTATGGAATCAACAGGTATTTATTGGATTCCTGCTTTTGAAATTCTTGAAAGTTATGGCTTTGAAGTATTTTTAGTCAATGCCAGAGAGGCAAAAAATGTTCCTGGACGTAAAACCGACGTTAATGATGCGCAATGGATTCAGCGGTTGCATCAATATGGATTGTTGCGTGCTAGTTTTAGGCCAGGTAAAGATATTGCGGTATTGCGAGCCTATATAAGACAGCGCGAGCGTTTGTTAGAATTTAAAGCTTCTCATATTCAACATATGCAGAAAGCTTTAATGCAAATGAACCTACAATTACATCACGTGGTTTCAGATGTGACTGGAGTAACTGGAATGAAAATTATTAGAGCCATTATTGCTGGTGAATATAACCCTAGGAAATTAGCTTCCTATAGGGATACCCGTTGCAAGGAATCAGTAGAAGCGATCGAAAGCGCATTAATGGGTAATTATCAAGAAGAGCACCTATTTACTTTGAAACAAGCTGTCGAGTTCTTTGATTATTATTCTGACAAAGTCAGTGAATGTGATAAGTGA
- a CDS encoding SidE phosphodiesterase domain-containing protein: MKTKLDKSILFKQGNAGELFQSFIQKVDKNAKPNQLEEIIAVAKPQVIAPVSKNKYTRQFEVIVSTLLTNKSNIVFTENNGKYFINVSGKKFDLDEILGNMQRAQINLSPEQLNQYVNYVDTEATTKSAFQGGKISCKELKKKATKLQYLHEGELAGLNIYTQDYYKDMNGLLRGQHLYKGSNPNFQENMRQVILHSAAALSGISKGQNHKLPLTFRYDGNTLPKDILDERIKCAQSKGIELEVYEDTAFVSSAFEKPVEHFKGPTRTVFYGMQGLDIGEISYYPTEREFLIAPGKVKYLHHREENGKHYFLACPVTPPANINQILNLPSGGTYKQAENLVVKAEKDMVKKFAQFALDVTNQYLEGKAEKDKSKWSILANIDNTYGKGSYKIQFAEEIKKSMNGLLDNLENGYIEHTAAHNRIIEILHQAIQKAQNIDNISLSYAKGLDSAGVLSKTLQNICSQVENEMRGLDTFKSSITEYFAEHQSFFENPRNIDVINKLHQDHLSKPYDPLEKNNDPNLGDWTLSCGNNKILHRPNHGLSHTLRGAAIVPEVFYSYAMHSNDKKTRDMVLNLSKNDIKRMQVAMLFSVVGRKSELGFADNPGVYGGYRKDSAELFEQYAKTHYKDLFTSPEQIAYWKRLVLDYGNPGFHPDANKPEQAIIAKIMRQCHCLDLLRCYPKDEFAKKVTKPLQDDLGIDVASNLVNYSKTLIENTGDRLIGTKSYNLQEHWLNNTDVSHCISTLNSASQHAPHQQYVVKHEEEEAVDSDMWVTLS; the protein is encoded by the coding sequence ATGAAAACAAAACTAGACAAATCAATCCTTTTTAAACAAGGAAACGCTGGTGAGCTTTTTCAATCGTTTATTCAAAAAGTTGATAAAAATGCCAAGCCTAATCAACTTGAAGAAATTATCGCTGTTGCAAAACCCCAAGTGATAGCTCCCGTAAGCAAAAATAAATATACCAGGCAATTTGAAGTTATTGTTTCCACTTTACTTACCAATAAATCCAATATTGTCTTTACAGAAAATAATGGCAAATATTTTATAAATGTAAGTGGGAAAAAATTCGACCTGGATGAAATTCTGGGTAACATGCAACGTGCTCAAATAAATTTGTCTCCTGAACAACTAAATCAGTATGTTAATTATGTTGATACAGAAGCAACAACTAAAAGTGCATTTCAGGGTGGGAAAATTAGTTGCAAGGAGCTAAAAAAGAAAGCAACCAAATTACAATATCTTCATGAAGGAGAGCTTGCTGGATTAAATATATACACCCAAGATTATTATAAAGACATGAATGGTTTATTAAGAGGTCAACATCTTTACAAAGGAAGCAATCCAAACTTTCAGGAAAATATGCGTCAGGTAATACTTCATAGCGCAGCAGCACTCTCAGGAATTAGTAAAGGACAAAACCATAAACTTCCATTGACCTTCCGGTACGACGGGAACACTCTTCCGAAGGATATTCTAGATGAAAGAATTAAATGCGCCCAGTCAAAAGGTATAGAACTAGAAGTGTATGAAGACACAGCTTTTGTCAGTAGTGCTTTTGAAAAGCCTGTGGAGCATTTTAAAGGACCCACTCGAACCGTATTTTATGGAATGCAAGGATTGGATATAGGAGAAATTTCGTATTATCCTACTGAGCGTGAATTTTTAATTGCTCCTGGTAAAGTCAAATACCTGCATCATCGTGAGGAAAATGGAAAACACTATTTCTTGGCATGCCCAGTCACCCCTCCTGCCAACATAAATCAAATATTAAATTTGCCAAGTGGTGGTACTTATAAACAGGCTGAGAACCTGGTAGTAAAAGCAGAGAAAGATATGGTAAAAAAATTCGCACAATTTGCTCTTGATGTTACAAATCAATATCTTGAGGGCAAAGCTGAAAAAGATAAAAGCAAATGGTCAATTTTAGCTAATATAGATAATACCTATGGTAAAGGCTCTTATAAAATTCAGTTTGCAGAAGAAATAAAAAAATCCATGAATGGATTGCTTGACAATTTAGAAAACGGATACATAGAACATACAGCCGCTCACAATAGAATTATTGAAATTCTTCATCAGGCAATTCAAAAAGCCCAAAACATAGATAATATCTCCTTATCTTATGCTAAAGGGTTAGATAGTGCTGGTGTACTTTCTAAAACCTTACAAAATATCTGTTCTCAGGTTGAGAATGAAATGAGGGGATTAGATACGTTCAAAAGTTCAATAACTGAATATTTTGCAGAGCATCAAAGCTTTTTTGAAAACCCCAGAAATATTGATGTAATTAATAAGTTGCATCAAGATCATCTATCAAAACCATACGACCCATTAGAAAAAAACAACGACCCCAATCTTGGCGATTGGACTTTAAGTTGCGGTAATAATAAAATTCTTCACAGACCCAACCACGGACTTTCTCACACTTTAAGAGGTGCTGCTATTGTTCCAGAAGTATTTTATTCCTATGCAATGCATTCCAACGATAAGAAGACCAGAGATATGGTTCTAAACTTAAGCAAGAATGACATCAAACGAATGCAAGTGGCCATGTTATTTTCTGTTGTTGGTAGAAAAAGTGAACTGGGATTTGCAGATAACCCAGGGGTATATGGAGGATACAGAAAAGACAGCGCGGAACTTTTTGAACAGTATGCAAAAACGCATTATAAAGACTTATTTACTTCACCAGAGCAAATTGCTTACTGGAAGCGCTTGGTACTTGATTATGGAAACCCCGGCTTTCATCCCGATGCGAACAAACCCGAACAAGCAATCATAGCGAAAATAATGAGACAATGTCATTGTCTGGATTTATTAAGATGCTATCCTAAAGATGAATTTGCGAAGAAAGTAACCAAACCGCTTCAAGATGACCTGGGGATTGACGTAGCTAGCAACCTGGTAAACTACTCTAAAACCCTTATTGAAAATACAGGAGATAGATTAATCGGTACGAAGAGCTACAATTTACAAGAACATTGGCTCAACAACACTGATGTATCACACTGCATCAGTACCCTGAACTCAGCATCACAACATGCACCGCACCAACAATATGTTGTGAAGCATGAGGAAGAGGAAGCCGTAGATTCGGATATGTGGGTTACACTAAGCTAG
- a CDS encoding transposase: MNHQQSHCLKQNIELSKPNDLSFDVRAALYQVLGIDLTQIHVIGPSLALKLIAECGNDMSRWPNSKHFTSWLCLSPGNKISGGKVLSTQTRRSSSRAAAVLRLAATTFGRTSTALGAFYRRLSARTGKSKAITATARKIATLFYNAIRYGMKYMDPGANYYEERYQKRLLSNLSRKEAALGYTLQENPNPYVKGVS; encoded by the coding sequence ATGAATCACCAACAGAGCCATTGCCTAAAGCAAAACATCGAACTAAGCAAACCTAACGATTTAAGTTTTGATGTCAGGGCAGCTCTATATCAAGTATTGGGGATTGATTTAACACAAATTCATGTTATTGGACCCTCATTAGCACTAAAGTTAATCGCTGAATGCGGCAATGATATGTCGCGTTGGCCAAACAGCAAGCATTTCACATCTTGGCTTTGTCTATCACCAGGCAATAAAATATCAGGCGGAAAAGTATTATCGACCCAAACCCGTCGTTCATCGAGTCGAGCCGCTGCAGTCTTAAGGTTAGCTGCTACGACATTCGGAAGAACCAGTACAGCACTGGGTGCTTTTTATCGACGATTAAGCGCTCGAACAGGTAAATCAAAAGCGATTACGGCTACAGCAAGAAAGATTGCAACTTTATTTTATAATGCGATACGTTATGGCATGAAGTATATGGATCCTGGGGCAAACTATTATGAAGAGCGTTATCAAAAACGGCTACTTAGTAATTTATCAAGAAAAGAAGCGGCTTTGGGATACACTCTACAGGAAAATCCGAACCCTTATGTAAAAGGAGTTTCTTAG
- a CDS encoding transposase, with translation MVLRKKYSKEFKLDAVGLVLDQGYGCTEAAKSLGVHQALLSR, from the coding sequence ATGGTATTAAGAAAGAAGTATTCAAAAGAATTTAAACTTGATGCAGTGGGTCTGGTATTAGATCAAGGCTATGGTTGCACAGAGGCAGCTAAGAGTTTAGGAGTTCATCAGGCTCTTCTTAGCCGCTGA